In Paracoccus jeotgali, the following are encoded in one genomic region:
- a CDS encoding type I restriction-modification system subunit M, which yields MSIEKTLFTAADKMRGAMDAGEYKHIALGLLFLRYVSEAFERRQSYILEDGGDPEDRDEYLAENTFYVPPSARWSTLAEKSKDARIGVMIDDAMRLIEAENTSLKGALPKVFGRESIDRAMLTGLIDLFSNLKLEGTGADFDLIGRIYEYCIGEFASSEGKRGGEFYTPKSVVDTLIEMIEPTRGRVYDPCCGTGGFFVQSEKFIDAHQGQRDDIAIYGQERNHTTFGLARMNLAIRGIFADIRWNSEGTLLRDEFPDERFDYILANPPFNISDWSGDLLREDHRWRFGAPPVGNANFAWIQHVHAHLSSAGIGGVVMANGSMSSMSGGEGEIRQALVQGDAVDCMVALPGQLFYGTQIPACLWILARDKSNGIAMDEKLRDRRGEVLFIDARKMGALVPGSRKQKELSAEEIRRIAATYHAWRGEAREGSYEDVPGFCKSATLEEIADHNFVLTPGRYVGAGAAEEDDEAFEEKFERLMGTLREQFSEGRRLEAEIETRLGALG from the coding sequence TGCTATTCCTGCGCTACGTTTCCGAGGCCTTCGAACGGCGCCAGTCCTATATCCTCGAAGACGGTGGCGATCCCGAGGATCGCGATGAATACCTGGCCGAGAACACCTTCTATGTGCCGCCGTCTGCCCGCTGGTCCACCCTCGCGGAAAAGTCCAAGGACGCACGCATTGGCGTCATGATTGACGACGCCATGCGACTGATCGAAGCCGAGAACACTAGCCTCAAGGGCGCGCTGCCGAAGGTCTTCGGCCGCGAGAGCATCGACCGTGCGATGCTGACCGGGCTGATCGACCTGTTCTCGAACCTGAAACTTGAAGGCACCGGCGCTGATTTTGACCTGATCGGCCGCATCTACGAATACTGCATCGGCGAGTTCGCCAGCAGCGAGGGCAAACGCGGCGGCGAATTCTACACTCCGAAATCTGTAGTCGACACGCTGATCGAGATGATCGAGCCGACCCGCGGCCGCGTCTACGACCCCTGCTGCGGCACCGGCGGCTTCTTTGTCCAGTCCGAGAAGTTCATCGACGCCCACCAAGGCCAACGCGACGACATCGCCATCTACGGGCAGGAGCGGAACCATACCACCTTTGGCCTCGCCCGCATGAACCTCGCCATCCGCGGCATCTTTGCCGACATCCGCTGGAATTCGGAAGGCACGCTGCTGCGCGACGAGTTCCCGGACGAGCGCTTCGACTACATCCTCGCCAATCCACCCTTCAACATCTCGGACTGGTCCGGCGACCTGCTGCGAGAGGATCACCGCTGGCGCTTCGGCGCGCCACCAGTCGGCAACGCGAACTTCGCCTGGATCCAGCACGTCCACGCGCACCTATCCTCGGCAGGCATCGGCGGCGTAGTCATGGCCAATGGTTCCATGTCCTCGATGTCGGGGGGCGAGGGCGAGATCCGGCAGGCGCTGGTTCAGGGCGACGCGGTGGACTGCATGGTCGCACTGCCGGGGCAGCTGTTCTATGGCACGCAGATCCCGGCCTGCCTGTGGATCCTCGCACGTGACAAGTCGAACGGCATCGCCATGGACGAAAAGCTGCGCGACCGGCGCGGCGAGGTGCTGTTCATAGACGCCCGCAAGATGGGGGCGCTGGTCCCCGGCTCCCGTAAGCAGAAGGAGTTGTCGGCCGAGGAGATCCGCCGCATCGCCGCCACCTATCACGCCTGGCGGGGCGAGGCGCGCGAGGGCAGCTACGAGGACGTGCCCGGCTTCTGCAAGTCCGCCACGCTGGAGGAAATCGCCGACCACAACTTCGTCCTGACGCCGGGCCGCTATGTCGGCGCGGGTGCAGCCGAGGAGGACGACGAGGCTTTCGAGGAGAAGTTCGAGCGGCTGATGGGCACCCTGCGCGAGCAGTTCTCCGAGGGGCGGCGGTTGGAGGCGGAGATCGAGACCCGGTTGGGGGCGTTGGGATGA
- a CDS encoding restriction endonuclease subunit S produces MSAEWSSTSLGALIDIKHGFAFKGEHITDQETQNLLLTPGNFAIGGGFQPRKQKFYSGKIPDDYILAVGDLIVTMTDLSKEADTLGYSALVPKSSFLMLHNQRIGKVVPKSEDALLGFLHWVMRTPDYRNEILANYSGSTVKHTSPTKILAYKFNLPPLAEQSEIAATLDALEDKIKLNRKTAATLEGMARALYRSWFVDFDPVRARAEGRTPAHMDPATAALFPDSFGEDGLPVGWTLSSIGEVAEIVGGSTPSTKEDRFWVGGEHAWATPKDLSNLGQAFLFDTERKVTSAGLAKITSGRSPAGTLLLSSRAPIGYLALATMPVAINQGFIAIRETEAISGIEAYFWCGESMDLIHANANGSTFQEISKKNFRPLTYALAPAAIRTAYNEQAGLWFARMKELMDENRTLATLRDTLLPRLMSGALRVGAARALVEEVV; encoded by the coding sequence ATGAGCGCAGAATGGTCCTCAACTTCTCTAGGGGCGCTTATCGACATAAAGCACGGATTTGCGTTCAAAGGAGAACACATAACAGATCAGGAGACACAGAATCTGTTACTGACACCGGGGAATTTTGCCATCGGCGGCGGATTCCAACCTAGAAAACAAAAGTTCTACTCAGGGAAAATCCCCGATGATTATATTTTAGCGGTTGGCGATCTTATCGTTACAATGACCGACTTAAGCAAGGAAGCGGATACTCTCGGTTATAGCGCTTTGGTGCCAAAATCATCTTTTTTGATGCTCCACAATCAGCGCATCGGAAAGGTTGTCCCTAAGTCTGAAGATGCGCTTCTTGGCTTTTTGCACTGGGTGATGAGAACGCCGGATTACAGGAACGAGATACTTGCCAACTATTCCGGTTCCACGGTCAAGCACACGTCCCCCACCAAGATCCTGGCTTACAAGTTCAATCTGCCCCCACTCGCTGAACAAAGCGAGATCGCGGCTACACTTGATGCGCTGGAGGACAAGATCAAGCTGAACCGCAAGACGGCGGCGACGCTAGAGGGGATGGCGCGGGCACTCTATCGCTCGTGGTTCGTGGATTTCGACCCGGTGCGCGCCCGCGCCGAGGGCCGCACCCCCGCCCACATGGACCCCGCCACCGCCGCGCTGTTCCCCGACAGCTTCGGCGAGGATGGGCTGCCGGTGGGGTGGACGCTGTCCAGCATCGGAGAGGTAGCCGAGATCGTCGGTGGCTCGACCCCGTCGACCAAAGAGGACAGATTCTGGGTCGGCGGCGAGCACGCCTGGGCAACGCCGAAGGACTTGTCGAACCTTGGGCAAGCCTTCCTGTTCGACACCGAGCGGAAAGTGACGTCGGCGGGACTGGCGAAGATCACCTCGGGCCGGTCGCCTGCCGGAACGCTGCTTTTGTCCTCTCGCGCGCCCATCGGATACCTTGCCTTGGCCACGATGCCGGTTGCGATCAATCAGGGCTTCATCGCAATCCGGGAAACTGAGGCCATTTCCGGGATCGAAGCCTATTTCTGGTGCGGCGAGAGCATGGACCTAATCCACGCGAACGCCAATGGCTCGACCTTCCAAGAAATCTCGAAGAAGAACTTCCGCCCCCTGACCTATGCTCTAGCTCCGGCCGCGATCCGGACCGCCTACAATGAGCAGGCTGGGCTGTGGTTTGCGCGGATGAAGGAACTGATGGACGAAAACCGCACGCTCGCTACGCTACGCGACACGCTCCTCCCCCGCCTCATGTCCGGCGCGCTTCGCGTCGGCGCGGCGCGCGCGCTGGTCGAGGAGGTCGTCTGA
- a CDS encoding DUF4268 domain-containing protein, with amino-acid sequence MFRVDRTANRISRLTQKRFGDLALRERDHLQEWLVHQPDALGEDLLILQKEFDGFDETRERLDLLALDKAGNLVVIENKLDDSGRDVTWQALKYAAYVSGLKKTQIAEIFQHYLDRHGGGGSATDIICEFLEVEDWNEVVLNPGSGQRIMFVAANFRREVTATALWLIGRGIAVQCFRVTPYAFDDELFLDLQQIIPPPEAADYMINVASKEAEETSSMTGQSRRHNIRREFWEVALERLRTDGVTMFANISPGKENWLNAGSGIGGCPFMLLFLQQGAKVQLYIGKSDREQNKRIFDWLHAKKDQIEAEFEAPLQWRRLDKLKASLILFETSFDGLDRENWPEIAAWMSEHIRKLEAALRGPLTELARNPTLLNRQDV; translated from the coding sequence ATGTTCCGCGTCGATCGCACAGCCAACCGCATCTCGCGCCTGACCCAGAAGCGCTTCGGCGACCTCGCCCTGCGCGAACGCGACCACCTGCAGGAATGGCTCGTCCATCAGCCCGATGCCTTGGGCGAGGACCTGTTGATCCTGCAGAAGGAGTTCGACGGCTTCGACGAGACCCGCGAACGGCTGGACCTGCTGGCACTCGACAAGGCCGGCAACCTCGTGGTGATCGAGAACAAGCTGGACGATTCCGGCCGCGACGTGACCTGGCAGGCGTTGAAATACGCTGCCTATGTATCGGGCTTGAAGAAGACCCAGATCGCGGAAATCTTCCAACACTACCTTGACCGTCACGGTGGCGGCGGTAGTGCGACCGATATTATCTGCGAGTTCCTCGAAGTCGAGGATTGGAACGAGGTGGTCCTGAACCCCGGCAGCGGCCAGCGGATCATGTTCGTCGCCGCCAACTTCCGGCGCGAGGTCACGGCAACCGCGCTTTGGCTCATCGGCCGCGGCATCGCCGTGCAATGCTTCCGGGTGACGCCCTATGCTTTTGACGACGAGCTCTTCCTCGACCTGCAACAGATCATCCCTCCGCCCGAAGCTGCCGATTACATGATCAACGTGGCCTCGAAAGAGGCCGAAGAGACCAGTTCGATGACCGGTCAGAGCCGGCGCCATAACATCCGACGCGAGTTCTGGGAGGTGGCGCTGGAACGCTTGCGCACCGATGGCGTCACGATGTTCGCCAATATCAGCCCGGGCAAGGAGAACTGGCTGAATGCCGGGTCCGGGATTGGGGGGTGTCCCTTTATGCTTCTGTTCCTACAACAAGGGGCAAAGGTGCAGTTGTATATCGGCAAGTCGGATCGAGAGCAGAACAAGCGCATCTTTGACTGGCTTCATGCCAAGAAGGACCAGATCGAGGCGGAGTTCGAAGCGCCGCTGCAGTGGCGCCGGCTGGACAAGCTGAAGGCAAGCTTGATCTTGTTTGAGACGAGTTTCGATGGCCTTGACCGAGAGAACTGGCCCGAGATCGCGGCCTGGATGTCGGAACATATTCGCAAGCTGGAGGCCGCCCTACGTGGTCCGCTGACCGAGCTTGCGCGGAACCCGACGCTGCTGAACCGGCAGGACGTGTGA